The Trichosurus vulpecula isolate mTriVul1 chromosome 3, mTriVul1.pri, whole genome shotgun sequence genome includes a window with the following:
- the RIPOR1 gene encoding rho family-interacting cell polarization regulator 1 isoform X2: MMSLSVRPQRRILSARINRSQSFAGVLSGQDRGGRSLAAFSPPVAPRKTPAIVRVSRMFSMAHPPPKVPQPERLDQVYEALKRGLTAYLEVHQLEQEKLQVQIRESKRNSRLGFLYELDKQVKSIERFLRRLEFHVSKIDELYDGYCIQRRLRDGAHNMVRAYTSGTPGSREARDSLAEATRGHREYTESMCLLESELEGQLGEFHLKMKGLAGFARLCVGDQYEIYMKYGRQRWKLRGRIESSGKQVWDSEDMVFLPLLTEFLSIKVTELKSLANHVVVGSVSCETKDLFAALPQVVAVDINDLGTIKLSLEVTWSPFDKDDQPSAASTVTKTSTVSKRFSTYSQSPPDTPSLREQAFYNMLRRQEELENGTAWSLSSESSDDSSSPQLSGAARLTPPSRPLVQQPEAPPIHIAFSRPEIPHPSGEALEEEGAKPPVLANGHIPYSRTLSHISEASVDAALAEATNESVASESRAQGLISSVHPDSTDATPLPAPEAHPGPLNSSPALSCLDPTTLHESLTPSPSEPVTLNLTTFPSHPRPSESDFPHLDLIPSYPDPVSPCPDSIPSHPEPDPLHSDHGSVHPDSSPSHSDLASVLPVTSPEPINPISPSPAPTLLHSDPAPPHSDSPYPHSHPASSYTDPTPTQLPLTDHAPSPPMVPQVPVQGAAGIPLMEAKVPPQKELLDQGAGPRDTGLEEALGALSSALDDYRGQFPELQGLEQEVTRLESLLMQRQGMSRSRASSLSLTVEHALESFSFLNDDEDEDDGPEDRTLSSPGPGSEAGVSGVSEDALDSSTPGPLSTGCPALDTALVLHLQHCGHLLLKLGTFGPLRCQEASALERLLREALVLEVVCQLCGGQVGKATSAQEVLQFSVPRPGFLPFWNLCTEGGDLLVCPVERILFTFCSQYGARLSLRQPGLAEAVCVKLLEDAMGQRLPRRPRSGPGEQLTIFQFWSHIEALNSPSMEAYVTETAEEVLLVKNLNSDDQAVVLRALRLAPEGRLHRDGLRALSSLLIHGNSKVMAAVTTQLRSLALGSDFRKKALLCFLEQLEDEDIQTRVAGCVALGCLKAPEGIEPLVYLCQTDKEAVREAARQSLLQCGEDGQSAHRRLEESLEALPRIFGPGSMASTAF; encoded by the exons ATGATGTCGCTGTCTGTTCGGCCCCAACGTCGAATTCTCAGTGCCAGGATCAATAGGAGCCAGTCCTTCGCAGGTGTCCTGAGTGGCCAGGACCGGGGGGGCAG GAGCCTAGCAGCCTTCAGCCCCCCTGTGGCCCCCCGAAAAACACCTGCCATTGTTCGAGTCTCCAGGATGTTCTCCATGGCACACCCACCTCCAAAGGTGCCTCAGCCAGAACGGCTGGACCAGGTGTATGAAGCCCTGAAGAGGGGCCTAAC GGCCTACCTGGAGGTGCATCAGTTAGAACAGGAGAAACTCCAAGTTCAAATCAGAGAATCCAAGAGAAACTCTAGGCTG GGCTTTCTCTACGAGTTGGACAAG CAAGTGAAATCTATTGAGCGTTTCCTCCGGCGCCTGGAGTTCCATGTCAGCAAG ATTGATGAGCTGTACGATGGATACTGCATCCAGCGACGGTTACGGGATGGAGCACATAACATGGTTCGGGCTTATACATCGGGGACTCCTGGGAGTCGTGAGGCCAGGGACAGCCTGGCTGAGGCTACTCGTGGGCACAGAGAATACACTGAG AGCATGTGTTTACTGGAAAGTGAACTTGAAGGACAATTAGGTGAATTCCACCTCAAAATGAAAG GGCTAGCTGGTTTTGCCCGGCTGTGTGTTGGAGACCAGTATGAG ATCTATATGAAATATGGGCGTCAGCGCTGGAAGCTACGCGGACGAATCGAGAGCAGTGGGAAACAGGTTTGGGACAGCGAGGACATGGTCTTCCTGCCACTGCTCACAGAATTCCTCTCCATCAAG GTCACAGAACTAAAGAGCTTGGCGAACCACGTAGTTGTGGGCAGTGTCTCTTGTGAGACCAAAGATCTGTTTGCTGCTCTCCCTCAAGTTGTGGCTGTGGATATTAATGACCTGGGCACCATCAAGCTCAGCCTTGAGGTCACTTGGAG CCCCTTTGACAAGGATGACCAACCTTCGGCAGCTTCCACAGTCACCAAGACCTCTACTGTCAGCAAACGCTTTTCTACCTACAGTCAGAGTCCTCCAGATACCCCTTCACTTCGGGAACAGGCTTTCTAT AACATGCTCCGTCGTCAGGAAGAGCTAGAGAATGGAACAGCTTGGTCCCTGTCCTCAGAGTCTTCAGATGACTCCTCTAGCCCCCAGCTCTCAGGGGCTGCCCGCCTCACCCCACCCTCTCGGCCCCTCGTGCAACAACCTGAGGCTCCTCCAATCCATATTGCCTTCTCTCGGCCAGAGATTCCTCATCCCTCAGGGGAGGccctggaggaggagggggccaaACCCCCAGTCTTGGCCAATGGGCACATCCCCTACAGCCGAACTCTGAGCCATATCAGCGAAGCGAGTGTGGATGCCGCATTGGCCGAGGCTACCAATGAATCTGTGGCCTCAGAGAGCCGTGCCCAGGGCCTCATCTCCTCTGTACATCCAGACTCTACTGACGctaccccactccctgccccagaGGCACATCCAGGCCCCTTAAACTCGAGCCCCGCCCTCTCTTGTTTAGACCCCACCACTCTGCATGAAAGCCTTACCCCCTCACCCTCAGAACCAGTCACTTTAAATCTGACCACCTTTCCCTCACATCCAAGACCATCTGAGTCTGATTTTCCCCATCTAGACCTCATCCCCTCCTACCCAGATCCCGTCTCCCCTTGCCCAGACTCCATCCCCTCCCATCCAGAGCCTGACCCCTTGCACTCTGACCATGGCTCTGTCCATCCAGACTCTTCCCCCTCACACTCAGACCTTGCCTCTGTGTTACCAGTCACCAGCCCCGAACCCATAAACCCCAtttctccttccccagccccaacCCTGTTGCACTCAGACCCTGCACCCCCACACTCGGATTCACCTTACCCCCATTCACACCCTGCCTCATCATACACAGATCCCACACCCACACAGTTACCCCTCACAGACCATGCCCCCAGTCCCCCCATGGTGCCCCAGGTTCCAGTCCAAGGGGCAGCTGGTATTCCCCTAATGGAGGCCAAAGTTCCTCCCCAGAAGGAGCTGCTGGATCAGGGAGCAGGGCCAAGGGACACAGGGCTGGAGGAAGCCCTGGGGGCCTTGAGCTCTGCCCTGGATGACTATCGGGGCCAGTTTCCAGAACTTCAAGGACTGGAGCAGGAGGTGACTCGGCTTGAGAGTCTACTGATG CAGAGACAAGGCATGTCCCGAAGCCGGGCATCCAGCCTCAGCCTCACTGTGGAGCACGCACTGGAGAGTTTTAGCTTCCtcaatgatgatgaagatgaggatgatggGCCTGAGGACAG GACGTTGAGCAGCCCAGGGCCTGGGTCTGAGGCTGGGGTTAGCGGTGTGTCTGAGGATGCCCTGGACTCCTCTACGCCCGGCCCCCTCAGCACTGGCTGCCCTGCCCTGGACACAGCCCTGGTCTTGCACCTTCAGCACTGTGGCCACCTCTTGCTG AAACTAGGCACCTTTGGGCCCCTACGATGCCAGGAAGCATCAGCATTGGAGCGGCTGCTTCGGGAGGCCCTGGTGCTGGAGGTGGTGTGCCAACTTTGTGGGGGGCAAGTGGGCAAGGCCACCTCTGCTCAGGAAG TGCTGCAGTTCTCTGTTCCCCGGCCGGGCTTCCTGCCTTTCTGGAACCTGTGCACTGAGGGAGGCGATCTCTTGGTTTGTCCTGTGGAGCGCATCCTCTTCACCTTCTGCAGCCAGTATGGAGCTCGCCTCTCGCTGCGCCAGCCAGGCCTGGCTGAGGCTG TGTGTGTTAAGCTCCTAGAGGATGCCATGGGACAGAGGCTGCCCAGGAGGCCTCGATCAGGCCCTGGGGAACAGCTTACAATCTTCCAGTTCTGGAGCCACATTGAGGCCTTGAATAGTCCCTCCATGGAGGCTTATGTCACCGAGACGGCTGAAGAGG TGTTGCTCGTGAAGAACTTGAATTCAGATGACCAAGCCGTGGTGCTCCGGGCACTGAGACTGGCCCCTGAGGGGCGGCTCCACCGGGATGGGCTCCGAGCCCTTAGCTCCCTTCTCATCCACGGTAACAGCAAAGTGATGGCTGCTGTCACCACCCAGCTTCGAAGTTTAGCCCTGGGCTCGGACTTCCGGAAGAAG GCCCTGCTTTGTTTTTTGGAACAACTCGAGGATGAGGATATACAGACACGGGTGGCAGGGTGCGTGGCTCTGGGCTGTCTGAAG GCTCCAGAGGGCATTGAACCACTGGTGTATCTGTGCCAAACAGACAAGGAGGCTGTGAGGGAAGCTGCCCGGCAGAGCCTCCTGCAGTGCG GGGAGGATGGGCAGTCGGCTCACCGACGGCTGGAAGAGTCTCTGGAAGCTCTGCCCCGGATCTTTGGGCCAGGAAGCATGGCCAGCACTGCATTCTGA
- the RIPOR1 gene encoding rho family-interacting cell polarization regulator 1 isoform X3 — protein MNSRKRGSPSRTHSMMSLSVRPQRRILSARINRSQSFAGVLSGQDRGGRSLAAFSPPVAPRKTPAIVRVSRMFSMAHPPPKVPQPERLDQVYEALKRGLTAYLEVHQLEQEKLQVQIRESKRNSRLGFLYELDKQVKSIERFLRRLEFHVSKIDELYDGYCIQRRLRDGAHNMVRAYTSGTPGSREARDSLAEATRGHREYTESMCLLESELEGQLGEFHLKMKGLAGFARLCVGDQYEIYMKYGRQRWKLRGRIESSGKQVWDSEDMVFLPLLTEFLSIKVTELKSLANHVVVGSVSCETKDLFAALPQVVAVDINDLGTIKLSLEVTWSPFDKDDQPSAASTVTKTSTVSKRFSTYSQSPPDTPSLREQAFYNMLRRQEELENGTAWSLSSESSDDSSSPQLSGAARLTPPSRPLVQQPEAPPIHIAFSRPEIPHPSGEALEEEGAKPPVLANGHIPYSRTLSHISEASVDAALAEATNESVASESRAQGLISSVHPDSTDATPLPAPEAHPGPLNSSPALSCLDPTTLHESLTPSPSEPVTLNLTTFPSHPRPSESDFPHLDLIPSYPDPVSPCPDSIPSHPEPDPLHSDHGSVHPDSSPSHSDLASVLPVTSPEPINPISPSPAPTLLHSDPAPPHSDSPYPHSHPASSYTDPTPTQLPLTDHAPSPPMVPQVPVQGAAGIPLMEAKVPPQKELLDQGAGPRDTGLEEALGALSSALDDYRGQFPELQGLEQEVTRLESLLMQRQGMSRSRASSLSLTVEHALESFSFLNDDEDEDDGPEDSLILDLLSGHAPPSSHSPMTGNWPRHHLSPSALTPSAQHRRRLWSLDDFPRRNFRTIRLTDQALSLLPSPLLRPKASAPLSSRQSPYPFLWCSVQSLHRWPSHLQPGDLSSQYSKCQHQASPFPLCPP, from the exons ATGAACTCAAGAAAGAGAG GGAGCCCCTCTCGGACTCATTCGATGATGTCGCTGTCTGTTCGGCCCCAACGTCGAATTCTCAGTGCCAGGATCAATAGGAGCCAGTCCTTCGCAGGTGTCCTGAGTGGCCAGGACCGGGGGGGCAG GAGCCTAGCAGCCTTCAGCCCCCCTGTGGCCCCCCGAAAAACACCTGCCATTGTTCGAGTCTCCAGGATGTTCTCCATGGCACACCCACCTCCAAAGGTGCCTCAGCCAGAACGGCTGGACCAGGTGTATGAAGCCCTGAAGAGGGGCCTAAC GGCCTACCTGGAGGTGCATCAGTTAGAACAGGAGAAACTCCAAGTTCAAATCAGAGAATCCAAGAGAAACTCTAGGCTG GGCTTTCTCTACGAGTTGGACAAG CAAGTGAAATCTATTGAGCGTTTCCTCCGGCGCCTGGAGTTCCATGTCAGCAAG ATTGATGAGCTGTACGATGGATACTGCATCCAGCGACGGTTACGGGATGGAGCACATAACATGGTTCGGGCTTATACATCGGGGACTCCTGGGAGTCGTGAGGCCAGGGACAGCCTGGCTGAGGCTACTCGTGGGCACAGAGAATACACTGAG AGCATGTGTTTACTGGAAAGTGAACTTGAAGGACAATTAGGTGAATTCCACCTCAAAATGAAAG GGCTAGCTGGTTTTGCCCGGCTGTGTGTTGGAGACCAGTATGAG ATCTATATGAAATATGGGCGTCAGCGCTGGAAGCTACGCGGACGAATCGAGAGCAGTGGGAAACAGGTTTGGGACAGCGAGGACATGGTCTTCCTGCCACTGCTCACAGAATTCCTCTCCATCAAG GTCACAGAACTAAAGAGCTTGGCGAACCACGTAGTTGTGGGCAGTGTCTCTTGTGAGACCAAAGATCTGTTTGCTGCTCTCCCTCAAGTTGTGGCTGTGGATATTAATGACCTGGGCACCATCAAGCTCAGCCTTGAGGTCACTTGGAG CCCCTTTGACAAGGATGACCAACCTTCGGCAGCTTCCACAGTCACCAAGACCTCTACTGTCAGCAAACGCTTTTCTACCTACAGTCAGAGTCCTCCAGATACCCCTTCACTTCGGGAACAGGCTTTCTAT AACATGCTCCGTCGTCAGGAAGAGCTAGAGAATGGAACAGCTTGGTCCCTGTCCTCAGAGTCTTCAGATGACTCCTCTAGCCCCCAGCTCTCAGGGGCTGCCCGCCTCACCCCACCCTCTCGGCCCCTCGTGCAACAACCTGAGGCTCCTCCAATCCATATTGCCTTCTCTCGGCCAGAGATTCCTCATCCCTCAGGGGAGGccctggaggaggagggggccaaACCCCCAGTCTTGGCCAATGGGCACATCCCCTACAGCCGAACTCTGAGCCATATCAGCGAAGCGAGTGTGGATGCCGCATTGGCCGAGGCTACCAATGAATCTGTGGCCTCAGAGAGCCGTGCCCAGGGCCTCATCTCCTCTGTACATCCAGACTCTACTGACGctaccccactccctgccccagaGGCACATCCAGGCCCCTTAAACTCGAGCCCCGCCCTCTCTTGTTTAGACCCCACCACTCTGCATGAAAGCCTTACCCCCTCACCCTCAGAACCAGTCACTTTAAATCTGACCACCTTTCCCTCACATCCAAGACCATCTGAGTCTGATTTTCCCCATCTAGACCTCATCCCCTCCTACCCAGATCCCGTCTCCCCTTGCCCAGACTCCATCCCCTCCCATCCAGAGCCTGACCCCTTGCACTCTGACCATGGCTCTGTCCATCCAGACTCTTCCCCCTCACACTCAGACCTTGCCTCTGTGTTACCAGTCACCAGCCCCGAACCCATAAACCCCAtttctccttccccagccccaacCCTGTTGCACTCAGACCCTGCACCCCCACACTCGGATTCACCTTACCCCCATTCACACCCTGCCTCATCATACACAGATCCCACACCCACACAGTTACCCCTCACAGACCATGCCCCCAGTCCCCCCATGGTGCCCCAGGTTCCAGTCCAAGGGGCAGCTGGTATTCCCCTAATGGAGGCCAAAGTTCCTCCCCAGAAGGAGCTGCTGGATCAGGGAGCAGGGCCAAGGGACACAGGGCTGGAGGAAGCCCTGGGGGCCTTGAGCTCTGCCCTGGATGACTATCGGGGCCAGTTTCCAGAACTTCAAGGACTGGAGCAGGAGGTGACTCGGCTTGAGAGTCTACTGATG CAGAGACAAGGCATGTCCCGAAGCCGGGCATCCAGCCTCAGCCTCACTGTGGAGCACGCACTGGAGAGTTTTAGCTTCCtcaatgatgatgaagatgaggatgatggGCCTGAGGACAG tCTCATTTTGGACCTGCTCTCTGGACATGCCCCCCCATCATCTCACTCACCCATGACTGGAAACTGGCCTCGTCATCATCTCTCCCCTTCGGCCCTCACACCCTCTGCCCAGCATAGGCGGAGACTTTGGTCCCTTGATGACTTCCCTCGGAGGAACTTTCGTACCATCCGCCTCACTGACCAAGCTttgtccctcctcccctcaccatTGCTCCGGCCCAAGGCCTCAGCACCTCTGTCCTCCCGCCAGAGCCCCTATCCCTTCCTTTGGTGCTCTGTCCAGTCACTTCATCGAtggccttcccacctccaacctGGAGACCTCTCTTCCCAGTACTCAAAATGCCAGCACCAGgcttctccatttcctctctgccctccctga
- the RIPOR1 gene encoding rho family-interacting cell polarization regulator 1 isoform X1 — MNSRKRGSPSRTHSMMSLSVRPQRRILSARINRSQSFAGVLSGQDRGGRSLAAFSPPVAPRKTPAIVRVSRMFSMAHPPPKVPQPERLDQVYEALKRGLTAYLEVHQLEQEKLQVQIRESKRNSRLGFLYELDKQVKSIERFLRRLEFHVSKIDELYDGYCIQRRLRDGAHNMVRAYTSGTPGSREARDSLAEATRGHREYTESMCLLESELEGQLGEFHLKMKGLAGFARLCVGDQYEIYMKYGRQRWKLRGRIESSGKQVWDSEDMVFLPLLTEFLSIKVTELKSLANHVVVGSVSCETKDLFAALPQVVAVDINDLGTIKLSLEVTWSPFDKDDQPSAASTVTKTSTVSKRFSTYSQSPPDTPSLREQAFYNMLRRQEELENGTAWSLSSESSDDSSSPQLSGAARLTPPSRPLVQQPEAPPIHIAFSRPEIPHPSGEALEEEGAKPPVLANGHIPYSRTLSHISEASVDAALAEATNESVASESRAQGLISSVHPDSTDATPLPAPEAHPGPLNSSPALSCLDPTTLHESLTPSPSEPVTLNLTTFPSHPRPSESDFPHLDLIPSYPDPVSPCPDSIPSHPEPDPLHSDHGSVHPDSSPSHSDLASVLPVTSPEPINPISPSPAPTLLHSDPAPPHSDSPYPHSHPASSYTDPTPTQLPLTDHAPSPPMVPQVPVQGAAGIPLMEAKVPPQKELLDQGAGPRDTGLEEALGALSSALDDYRGQFPELQGLEQEVTRLESLLMQRQGMSRSRASSLSLTVEHALESFSFLNDDEDEDDGPEDRTLSSPGPGSEAGVSGVSEDALDSSTPGPLSTGCPALDTALVLHLQHCGHLLLKLGTFGPLRCQEASALERLLREALVLEVVCQLCGGQVGKATSAQEVLQFSVPRPGFLPFWNLCTEGGDLLVCPVERILFTFCSQYGARLSLRQPGLAEAVCVKLLEDAMGQRLPRRPRSGPGEQLTIFQFWSHIEALNSPSMEAYVTETAEEVLLVKNLNSDDQAVVLRALRLAPEGRLHRDGLRALSSLLIHGNSKVMAAVTTQLRSLALGSDFRKKALLCFLEQLEDEDIQTRVAGCVALGCLKAPEGIEPLVYLCQTDKEAVREAARQSLLQCGEDGQSAHRRLEESLEALPRIFGPGSMASTAF, encoded by the exons ATGAACTCAAGAAAGAGAG GGAGCCCCTCTCGGACTCATTCGATGATGTCGCTGTCTGTTCGGCCCCAACGTCGAATTCTCAGTGCCAGGATCAATAGGAGCCAGTCCTTCGCAGGTGTCCTGAGTGGCCAGGACCGGGGGGGCAG GAGCCTAGCAGCCTTCAGCCCCCCTGTGGCCCCCCGAAAAACACCTGCCATTGTTCGAGTCTCCAGGATGTTCTCCATGGCACACCCACCTCCAAAGGTGCCTCAGCCAGAACGGCTGGACCAGGTGTATGAAGCCCTGAAGAGGGGCCTAAC GGCCTACCTGGAGGTGCATCAGTTAGAACAGGAGAAACTCCAAGTTCAAATCAGAGAATCCAAGAGAAACTCTAGGCTG GGCTTTCTCTACGAGTTGGACAAG CAAGTGAAATCTATTGAGCGTTTCCTCCGGCGCCTGGAGTTCCATGTCAGCAAG ATTGATGAGCTGTACGATGGATACTGCATCCAGCGACGGTTACGGGATGGAGCACATAACATGGTTCGGGCTTATACATCGGGGACTCCTGGGAGTCGTGAGGCCAGGGACAGCCTGGCTGAGGCTACTCGTGGGCACAGAGAATACACTGAG AGCATGTGTTTACTGGAAAGTGAACTTGAAGGACAATTAGGTGAATTCCACCTCAAAATGAAAG GGCTAGCTGGTTTTGCCCGGCTGTGTGTTGGAGACCAGTATGAG ATCTATATGAAATATGGGCGTCAGCGCTGGAAGCTACGCGGACGAATCGAGAGCAGTGGGAAACAGGTTTGGGACAGCGAGGACATGGTCTTCCTGCCACTGCTCACAGAATTCCTCTCCATCAAG GTCACAGAACTAAAGAGCTTGGCGAACCACGTAGTTGTGGGCAGTGTCTCTTGTGAGACCAAAGATCTGTTTGCTGCTCTCCCTCAAGTTGTGGCTGTGGATATTAATGACCTGGGCACCATCAAGCTCAGCCTTGAGGTCACTTGGAG CCCCTTTGACAAGGATGACCAACCTTCGGCAGCTTCCACAGTCACCAAGACCTCTACTGTCAGCAAACGCTTTTCTACCTACAGTCAGAGTCCTCCAGATACCCCTTCACTTCGGGAACAGGCTTTCTAT AACATGCTCCGTCGTCAGGAAGAGCTAGAGAATGGAACAGCTTGGTCCCTGTCCTCAGAGTCTTCAGATGACTCCTCTAGCCCCCAGCTCTCAGGGGCTGCCCGCCTCACCCCACCCTCTCGGCCCCTCGTGCAACAACCTGAGGCTCCTCCAATCCATATTGCCTTCTCTCGGCCAGAGATTCCTCATCCCTCAGGGGAGGccctggaggaggagggggccaaACCCCCAGTCTTGGCCAATGGGCACATCCCCTACAGCCGAACTCTGAGCCATATCAGCGAAGCGAGTGTGGATGCCGCATTGGCCGAGGCTACCAATGAATCTGTGGCCTCAGAGAGCCGTGCCCAGGGCCTCATCTCCTCTGTACATCCAGACTCTACTGACGctaccccactccctgccccagaGGCACATCCAGGCCCCTTAAACTCGAGCCCCGCCCTCTCTTGTTTAGACCCCACCACTCTGCATGAAAGCCTTACCCCCTCACCCTCAGAACCAGTCACTTTAAATCTGACCACCTTTCCCTCACATCCAAGACCATCTGAGTCTGATTTTCCCCATCTAGACCTCATCCCCTCCTACCCAGATCCCGTCTCCCCTTGCCCAGACTCCATCCCCTCCCATCCAGAGCCTGACCCCTTGCACTCTGACCATGGCTCTGTCCATCCAGACTCTTCCCCCTCACACTCAGACCTTGCCTCTGTGTTACCAGTCACCAGCCCCGAACCCATAAACCCCAtttctccttccccagccccaacCCTGTTGCACTCAGACCCTGCACCCCCACACTCGGATTCACCTTACCCCCATTCACACCCTGCCTCATCATACACAGATCCCACACCCACACAGTTACCCCTCACAGACCATGCCCCCAGTCCCCCCATGGTGCCCCAGGTTCCAGTCCAAGGGGCAGCTGGTATTCCCCTAATGGAGGCCAAAGTTCCTCCCCAGAAGGAGCTGCTGGATCAGGGAGCAGGGCCAAGGGACACAGGGCTGGAGGAAGCCCTGGGGGCCTTGAGCTCTGCCCTGGATGACTATCGGGGCCAGTTTCCAGAACTTCAAGGACTGGAGCAGGAGGTGACTCGGCTTGAGAGTCTACTGATG CAGAGACAAGGCATGTCCCGAAGCCGGGCATCCAGCCTCAGCCTCACTGTGGAGCACGCACTGGAGAGTTTTAGCTTCCtcaatgatgatgaagatgaggatgatggGCCTGAGGACAG GACGTTGAGCAGCCCAGGGCCTGGGTCTGAGGCTGGGGTTAGCGGTGTGTCTGAGGATGCCCTGGACTCCTCTACGCCCGGCCCCCTCAGCACTGGCTGCCCTGCCCTGGACACAGCCCTGGTCTTGCACCTTCAGCACTGTGGCCACCTCTTGCTG AAACTAGGCACCTTTGGGCCCCTACGATGCCAGGAAGCATCAGCATTGGAGCGGCTGCTTCGGGAGGCCCTGGTGCTGGAGGTGGTGTGCCAACTTTGTGGGGGGCAAGTGGGCAAGGCCACCTCTGCTCAGGAAG TGCTGCAGTTCTCTGTTCCCCGGCCGGGCTTCCTGCCTTTCTGGAACCTGTGCACTGAGGGAGGCGATCTCTTGGTTTGTCCTGTGGAGCGCATCCTCTTCACCTTCTGCAGCCAGTATGGAGCTCGCCTCTCGCTGCGCCAGCCAGGCCTGGCTGAGGCTG TGTGTGTTAAGCTCCTAGAGGATGCCATGGGACAGAGGCTGCCCAGGAGGCCTCGATCAGGCCCTGGGGAACAGCTTACAATCTTCCAGTTCTGGAGCCACATTGAGGCCTTGAATAGTCCCTCCATGGAGGCTTATGTCACCGAGACGGCTGAAGAGG TGTTGCTCGTGAAGAACTTGAATTCAGATGACCAAGCCGTGGTGCTCCGGGCACTGAGACTGGCCCCTGAGGGGCGGCTCCACCGGGATGGGCTCCGAGCCCTTAGCTCCCTTCTCATCCACGGTAACAGCAAAGTGATGGCTGCTGTCACCACCCAGCTTCGAAGTTTAGCCCTGGGCTCGGACTTCCGGAAGAAG GCCCTGCTTTGTTTTTTGGAACAACTCGAGGATGAGGATATACAGACACGGGTGGCAGGGTGCGTGGCTCTGGGCTGTCTGAAG GCTCCAGAGGGCATTGAACCACTGGTGTATCTGTGCCAAACAGACAAGGAGGCTGTGAGGGAAGCTGCCCGGCAGAGCCTCCTGCAGTGCG GGGAGGATGGGCAGTCGGCTCACCGACGGCTGGAAGAGTCTCTGGAAGCTCTGCCCCGGATCTTTGGGCCAGGAAGCATGGCCAGCACTGCATTCTGA